One Stigmatopora argus isolate UIUO_Sarg chromosome 12, RoL_Sarg_1.0, whole genome shotgun sequence genomic window carries:
- the ndufv2 gene encoding NADH dehydrogenase [ubiquinone] flavoprotein 2, mitochondrial, with translation MFLSSLARSAVTHTVRGLHRSAARSGAGGIFVHRDTADNNADIPFEFTEENKKRIEAIISMYPVGHKQAATIPVLDLAQRQHGWLPVNVMNKVAEVLEIAPMRVYEVATFYTMFLRQPVGKYFIQICTTTPCMLCNSDSILEAIKNKLGIKVGETTADKMFTLIEVECLGACVNAPMVQINDNYYEDLSPKDIEHIIDELQAGRVPPPGPRSGRFSCEPAGGLTSLTEPPKGPGFGVRPDL, from the exons ATGTTTTTGTCTTCTCTAGCTCGATCGGCGGTGACGCACACG GTGAGGGGTCTTCATCGATCTGCCGCTCGCTCCGGGGCTGGTGGCATCTTTGTG CACAGAGACACGGCAGACAACAATGCTGACATACCGTTTGAGTTCACTGAGGAGAACAAAAAG AGAATTGAAGCGATCATTTCAATGTACCCCGTCGGCCACAAGCAAGCAGCCACCATCCCCGTACTGGATTTGGCCCAAAGACAACATGGATGGCTCCCTGTCAACGTCATGAACAAG GTGGCTGAGGTCCTAGAAATTGCACCTATGAGAGTCTACGAAGTGGCCACCTTCTACACTATGTTCCTGCGCCAGCCCGTGGGCAAGTATTTTATCCAGATCTGCACCACCACACCGTGTATGCTGTGCAACTCGGACAGCATCCTGGAGGCCATCAAGAACAAACTGG gtatcaaggtcgGCGAAACAACAGCGGACAAGATGTTCACGCTAATCGAAGTGGAATGCCTCGGCGCCTGTGTCAACGCGCCCATGGTGCAGATCAATGACAACTATTAC gAGGACCTCAGTCCAAAGGATATTGAGCATATTATTGATGAGCTTCAAGCAGGCAGAGTCCCACCACCAGGACCCAG aAGTGGACGTTTTTCCTGTGAGCCTGCTGGTGGACTGACCTCTCTGACAGAACCCCCAAAAGGTCCAGGTTTTGGTGTGAGGCCCGACTTGTAG